A single genomic interval of Calonectris borealis unplaced genomic scaffold, bCalBor7.hap1.2 HAP1_SCAFFOLD_49, whole genome shotgun sequence harbors:
- the LOC142076438 gene encoding olfactory receptor 14A16-like, which produces MSNGSSITQFLLLAFADTRELQLLHFWLFLGIYLAALLGNGLIITAIACDHHLHTPMYFFLLNLSILDLGCISTTVPKSMANSLWNTRAISYSGCAAQVFWFLFLVVAEYCVLTVMAYDRYVAICKPLHYGTLMGSRACVHMAAAAWGTAFLNSLIHTANTFSLPLCKGNAVDQFFCEIPPLLKLFCSDSYLREVGLLVVSGFLFWGCFVFIVLSYVQIFRAVLRIPSEQGRHKAFSTCLPHLAVVSLFVSTAMFAYLKPPSISSPSLDLVMAVLYSVLPPTVNPLIYSVRNQELKDALRKLIRCFSTASNCVPSSANDSQCMS; this is translated from the coding sequence atgtccaacggcagctccatcacccagttcctcctcctggccttcgcagacacgcgggagctgcagctcttgcacttctggctcttcctgggcatctacctggctgccctgctgggcaacggcctcatcatcaccgccatagcctgcgaccaccatCTCCACActcccatgtacttcttcctcctcaacctctccatccttgacctgggctgcatctccaccactgttcccaaatccatggccaattccctctggaacaccagggccatctcctactcgggatgtgctgctcaagtcttttggtttctctttttagttgtagcaGAGTATTGTGTTCTGactgtcatggcctatgaccgctatgttgccatctgcaaacctctGCATTATGGGACCctgatgggcagcagagcttgtgtccacatggcagcagctgcctggggcactgcttttctcaattctctcattcacactgccaatacattttcacttcccctctgcaagggcaatgctgtggaccagttcttctgtgaaatccccccactcctcaagctcttcTGCTCagactcctacctcagggaagttgggcttcttgtggttagtggttttcttttttggggatgttttgttttcattgtgctgtcctatgtgcagatcttcagggccgtgctgaggatcccctctgagcagggacggcacaaagccttttccacgtgcctccctcacctggccgtggtctccctgtttgtcagcactgccatgtttgcctacctgaagcccccctccatctcctccccatccctggatctggtgatGGCAGTTCTGTACTCGGTTCTGCCTCCAACAGTGAACCCGCTCATCTATAGCGTCAGGAatcaggagctcaaggatgccctgaggaaactGATTAGATGTTTTTCAACAGCCAGCAACTGTGTCCCTTCCTCTGCAAATGACTCCCAGTGTATGTCGTGA
- the LOC142076418 gene encoding olfactory receptor 14J1-like, whose product MSNTSSITHFLLLAFADTRELQLLHFWLFLGIYLAALLGNGLIITAIACDHRLRTPMYFFLLNLSILDMGCISTTVPKSMTNSLWDTRAISYLGCAVQLFLFAFLLVAEYYILTIMAYDRYVAICQPLHYGTLLGSRACVHMAAAAWGSGFLTGLLHTINTFSLLLCKGNAVDQFFCEIPPLLKLSCSHAYLSEIGLLVVTFSLGLGCFVFIVVSYVQIFRAVLRIPSEQGRHKAFSTCIPHLAVVSLFGSTVVFAHLKPPSMSSPSLDLVVTVLYSVVPPAVNPLIYSMRNKELKDALKNLIQSIVFQQK is encoded by the coding sequence atgtccaacaccagctccatcacccacttcctcctcctggccttcgcagacactcgggagctgcagctcttgcacttctggctcttcctgggcatctacctggctgccctgctgggcaacggcctcatcatcaccgccatagcctgcgaccaccgcctccgcacccccatgtacttcttcctcctcaacctctccatccttgacatgggctgcatctccaccactgttcccaaatccatgaccaattccctctgggacaccagggccatctcctacttgggatgtgctgtccaactctttctctttgccttcttgttagtggcagagtattatattctcaccatcatggcctatgaccgctatgttgccatctgccaacccctgcactacgggaccctcctgggcagcagagcttgtgtccacatggcagcagctgcctggggcagtgggtttctcactggtcTGCTGCACACcatcaatacattttcactgctactctgcaagggcaatgctgtggaccagttcttctgtgaaatccccccactcctcaagctctcctgctcacacgccTACCTCAGCGAaattgggcttcttgtggttaccTTTTCTTtaggtttggggtgttttgtgttcattgtggtgtcttacgtgcagatcttcagggctgtgctgaggatcccctctgagcagggacggcacaaagccttttccacgtgcatccctcacctggctgtggtctccctgtttggcAGCACTGTCGTGTTTGCTCACCTGAAGCCACCCTCTatgtcctccccatccctggatctggtggtgacagttctgtactcagtggtacctccagcagtcaaccccctcatctacagcatgaggaacaaggaactcaaggatgccctcaagaacctgattcaatccatagtatttcagcagaaataa